In Scylla paramamosain isolate STU-SP2022 chromosome 31, ASM3559412v1, whole genome shotgun sequence, one DNA window encodes the following:
- the LOC135116324 gene encoding calcium-binding and coiled-coil domain-containing protein 2-like — translation MERMSWSEYHGPNTVERISWSEYRGPSTVDRISWSEYRGPITVERISWSEYRGPTTVEQISWSEYRESITVDRISWSEYRGPSTVERISWSEYHGPSTVERISWSEYRGPSTVERISWSEYRGLITVAH, via the coding sequence ATGGAACGAATGTCGTGGAGCGAGTACCATGGACCGAATACCGTGGAGCGAATATCGTGGAGCGAGTACCGTGGACCGAGTACAGTGGATCGAATATCGTGGAGCGAGTACCGTGGACCGATTACCGTAGAGCGAATATCGTGGAGCGAGTACCGTGGACCGACTACCGTGGAGCAAATATCGTGGAGCGAGTACCGTGAATCGATTACCGTGGACCGAATATCGTGGAGCGAGTACCGTGGACCGAGTACCGTGGAGCGCATATCGTGGAGCGAGTACCATGGACCGAGTACCGTGGAGCGAATATCGTGGAGCGAGTACCGTGGACCGAGTACCGTGGAGCGAATATCGTGGAGCGAGTACCGTGGACTGATTACCGTGGCACATTGA